One segment of Pseudomonas pohangensis DNA contains the following:
- a CDS encoding circularly permuted type 2 ATP-grasp protein — protein sequence MPDLLADYPRAANAYNELLDAQGQVRPHWQRLFRVLERSSLAQLNQRQALLERQIQENGVTYNVHADPDGLDRQWALDLLPNLIPADEWQQIAAGVAQRAGLLNRVLADLYGPQQLLREGLLPAELVFGHNNFLWPCHGMQVPGNTWLHLYAVDLARAPDGRWWVLADRTQTPSGAGYALENRQIVSRALPELYRDLRVQHLSGFFRSLQEFLRREAPADGETPLVVLLTPGRLHESYFEHLYLARQLGFPLVEGSDLTVRDNTLYLKTLDGLQRVHALLRRLDDGFCDPLELRTDSALGVAGLLEVVRQGRVLVANALGSGVLESPGLLGFLPAISEHWLGEELLLPSIATWWCGEPPVLDEALGKLDELVIKPAFPSQSFEPVFGRDLDEQGLQELEARVRSRPYAYVAQEMAQLSQAGVWDGQALQPRAIGMRVYAVVSRDGYRVMPGGLTRIAGLPGAEIVSMQRGGSSKDTWVLGERIPGSEPWNWSKPLGVKDLIRSDPYLPSSVVENLYWLGRYSERCDDGARLLRVLLSRYVEDADEPQALQIAVELGEASGWLPPGEELEQCLRRGLLGADWPHSLKANLQSLQGAASQVRGKLSLENWQAMVDLQREAHALDSENADLGELLDFLNRLLMSLASLSGFALDDMTRDDGWRFLMIGRHIERLQFFADSLAIFLRGAGARDQAALEWLLELGNSLITYRTRYLAAPQLIAVLDLLLLDPQNPHSLAFQLQMLERSLLQLDQRFDMQHENPLGQLRAQLAAFDLGSLDEQGLFGAAGVREVLEGLADLLQAISAGAGQLSDRLALRHFAHVDDVSQQTLSY from the coding sequence ATGCCAGACCTGCTTGCCGATTATCCGCGCGCCGCCAACGCCTATAACGAATTGCTCGATGCACAAGGCCAGGTTCGCCCGCACTGGCAGCGTTTGTTCCGGGTTCTGGAGCGCAGCAGCCTGGCCCAGTTGAACCAGCGTCAGGCCCTGCTGGAGCGGCAGATCCAGGAAAATGGCGTCACCTACAACGTGCATGCCGACCCCGACGGCCTCGATCGCCAGTGGGCACTGGATCTGCTGCCGAACCTGATTCCCGCTGACGAGTGGCAGCAGATCGCAGCCGGCGTGGCCCAGCGCGCCGGGTTGCTCAATCGCGTGCTGGCGGATCTGTATGGTCCCCAGCAATTGCTGCGCGAGGGGCTGCTGCCGGCCGAGCTGGTGTTCGGACACAACAACTTTCTCTGGCCCTGCCATGGCATGCAGGTACCCGGTAATACCTGGCTGCATCTGTATGCGGTGGATCTGGCGCGGGCCCCTGACGGGCGCTGGTGGGTGCTCGCCGATCGCACCCAGACACCTTCCGGCGCTGGCTACGCGCTGGAAAACCGGCAGATCGTGTCGCGCGCCTTGCCCGAGCTGTACCGTGATTTGCGCGTGCAGCACCTGTCCGGCTTTTTCCGCAGCCTGCAGGAGTTTCTGCGTCGGGAGGCCCCGGCAGATGGCGAAACGCCGCTGGTGGTACTGCTGACCCCGGGGCGCCTGCACGAAAGCTATTTCGAACACCTGTATCTGGCGCGCCAGCTCGGCTTTCCGCTGGTCGAGGGCAGTGACCTGACGGTGCGCGACAATACCCTGTACCTGAAGACCCTGGATGGTTTGCAGCGCGTGCACGCCCTGTTGCGGCGTCTGGATGACGGTTTCTGCGATCCGCTGGAGTTGCGTACGGATTCCGCGCTGGGGGTTGCCGGCCTGCTGGAGGTGGTGCGCCAGGGGCGGGTACTGGTGGCCAATGCGCTGGGCAGCGGGGTGCTCGAATCGCCGGGCCTGCTGGGCTTCCTGCCGGCGATCAGTGAACACTGGCTGGGAGAAGAACTGTTGCTGCCCTCCATCGCCACCTGGTGGTGCGGTGAGCCGCCGGTGCTGGACGAGGCACTGGGAAAACTCGACGAACTGGTGATCAAACCGGCCTTTCCGTCACAGAGCTTCGAGCCGGTGTTCGGCCGTGATCTGGACGAGCAGGGCCTGCAGGAGCTGGAAGCGCGGGTCAGAAGCAGACCATATGCCTATGTCGCCCAGGAGATGGCCCAGTTGTCGCAAGCGGGCGTCTGGGATGGCCAGGCCTTGCAGCCGCGGGCGATCGGTATGCGGGTGTATGCGGTGGTGAGCAGGGACGGATACCGGGTGATGCCCGGCGGCCTGACGCGGATTGCCGGATTGCCGGGTGCCGAGATTGTTTCCATGCAGCGCGGTGGCAGCAGCAAGGATACCTGGGTGCTCGGCGAGCGGATTCCCGGCAGCGAGCCGTGGAACTGGAGCAAGCCGTTGGGGGTAAAGGACCTGATCCGCAGTGACCCCTATCTGCCCTCCAGTGTGGTGGAAAACCTCTACTGGTTAGGCCGTTACAGCGAACGTTGTGACGATGGTGCGCGCCTGTTGCGGGTCCTGCTCAGCCGCTATGTGGAAGACGCCGACGAGCCACAAGCGCTGCAGATTGCCGTGGAGCTGGGTGAAGCCAGCGGCTGGCTGCCGCCCGGCGAGGAACTTGAGCAATGCCTGCGCCGCGGGCTGCTGGGGGCGGACTGGCCGCACAGCCTGAAAGCCAATTTGCAGAGTCTGCAGGGAGCTGCCAGTCAGGTGCGTGGCAAGTTGTCGCTGGAAAACTGGCAGGCCATGGTCGATCTGCAGCGCGAGGCCCATGCGCTGGATAGTGAAAACGCCGATCTGGGCGAATTGCTGGACTTTCTCAACCGCTTGCTGATGTCGCTGGCGTCACTCTCCGGTTTCGCCCTCGACGACATGACCCGCGATGATGGCTGGCGTTTTCTGATGATTGGCCGGCATATAGAACGTCTGCAGTTTTTTGCCGACAGCCTGGCAATTTTTCTGCGCGGAGCCGGTGCGCGTGATCAGGCGGCGCTGGAGTGGCTGCTGGAACTGGGCAACAGCCTGATTACCTACCGCACCCGCTATCTGGCGGCACCGCAGCTGATCGCGGTGCTCGACCTGTTACTGCTGGATCCGCAGAACCCGCACTCGCTGGCGTTCCAGTTGCAGATGCTCGAGCGTTCGCTGCTGCAACTGGATCAGCGCTTTGACATGCAGCATGAAAATCCGCTCGGGCAGCTCCGGGCGCAGCTCGCGGCCTTTGATCTGGGTAGTCTGGATGAGCAGGGATTGTTCGGTGCAGCCGGCGTGCGTGAGGTGCTGGAAGGCCTGGCGGACCTGTTGCAGGCGATTTCCGCCGGTGCCGGACAGCTCTCCGATCGTCTGGCCTTGCGCCATTTTGCCCACGTCGACGATGTCAGCCAGCAAACGCTTTCCTACTGA
- a CDS encoding D-alanyl-D-alanine carboxypeptidase family protein yields MNITSFAQRLTLLVSLFVSASAMAATAIPAPPQLAAKSYVLMDAASGQVLLENNGDERLPPASLTKLMTAYIGTLKIRSGEIGEQDPVPVSEHAWRAGGAASGGSTMFLPLDSQVPVDALLHGIIIQSGNDASIALAEYIAGSEDAFADLMNKTAEQLGMQNSHFMNATGLPDPEHYSSASDMAKLARAIIQVDPEHYAIYKQKDYTWNNIKQGNRNLLLWRDSTVDGLKTGHTEEAGYCLVSSAVRDGTRLITAVFGTTSPAARAAETQKLLTYGFRYFESKTFYHKDQQLAEARVWKGTTEQVKVGLAQDLTLTLPKGQVDKLQPAIQVNPLLEAPLAKGAVVGKVDLTLDGKVVDSVDLVTLEAVEEAGLFRRLWDSIRLFFFQLLN; encoded by the coding sequence TGCTGATGGACGCCGCCAGCGGTCAGGTACTGCTGGAGAACAATGGTGACGAGCGCCTGCCGCCCGCCAGCCTGACCAAACTGATGACCGCCTACATCGGCACCCTGAAGATCCGTTCCGGCGAGATCGGCGAACAGGATCCGGTGCCGGTCAGCGAACATGCCTGGCGCGCCGGCGGCGCCGCTTCCGGCGGTTCGACCATGTTCCTGCCGCTCGACAGCCAGGTGCCGGTGGACGCGCTGCTGCACGGCATCATCATCCAGTCCGGCAACGACGCCAGTATTGCCCTGGCTGAATACATCGCCGGCAGCGAAGACGCCTTCGCCGACCTGATGAACAAAACCGCCGAACAGCTCGGCATGCAGAACTCCCATTTCATGAACGCCACCGGCTTGCCGGACCCGGAGCACTACTCCAGCGCCAGCGACATGGCCAAGCTGGCCCGCGCCATCATTCAGGTGGATCCCGAGCACTACGCCATCTACAAGCAGAAGGATTACACCTGGAACAACATCAAGCAGGGCAACCGCAACCTGCTGTTGTGGCGTGACAGCACGGTTGACGGACTGAAGACCGGACACACCGAAGAAGCCGGCTATTGCCTGGTCTCTTCTGCCGTGCGCGATGGTACGCGCCTGATTACCGCCGTTTTCGGCACAACCAGCCCGGCGGCGCGCGCGGCCGAGACGCAAAAGCTGCTGACCTACGGTTTCCGCTATTTCGAAAGCAAGACCTTCTACCACAAGGATCAGCAACTGGCAGAGGCCCGCGTCTGGAAAGGCACCACCGAGCAGGTCAAAGTCGGCCTGGCTCAGGATCTGACGCTGACGCTGCCCAAAGGCCAGGTAGACAAGCTGCAACCGGCCATCCAGGTGAATCCCCTGCTTGAAGCTCCGCTGGCCAAAGGCGCGGTGGTGGGCAAGGTTGACCTGACGCTTGACGGCAAAGTAGTCGACAGCGTTGACCTGGTGACACTCGAAGCAGTGGAAGAAGCCGGTCTGTTCCGGCGTCTGTGGGATAGCATTCGTCTGTTCTTCTTCCAACTACTCAACTGA
- the ppk2 gene encoding polyphosphate kinase 2, protein MKKHNHETASPEAKGSEKLGRKEYEKQLRAIHVELVKLQQWVIATGAKVIVVFEGRDGAGKGGTIKALTERVSPRTFRVVALPAPSDREKSQMYVQRYIKHFPAAGEVVIFDRSWYNRAGVERVMGFCTEAQTKAFLEQVPAFEKTMTQSGIILIKYWLEVSPEEQERRLGDRIDDGRKTWKLSPMDIKSFTRWDDYTHARDEMFEASDTSWAPWFVARSEDKKRVRLNLLTHLLQQIPYEEIKQPKVKLPKRKIGKEKTVTYPFKYIAEPF, encoded by the coding sequence ATGAAAAAGCATAACCATGAAACTGCCAGCCCTGAAGCGAAGGGCAGCGAAAAGCTCGGCCGCAAAGAATACGAGAAACAACTGCGCGCGATTCATGTGGAACTGGTCAAGCTGCAGCAGTGGGTGATCGCTACCGGCGCCAAGGTCATCGTGGTCTTCGAAGGCCGTGATGGCGCGGGCAAGGGCGGCACCATCAAGGCGCTGACCGAGCGCGTCAGTCCGCGGACATTTCGCGTAGTGGCGTTGCCCGCACCCTCCGACCGGGAAAAAAGCCAGATGTACGTACAGCGTTACATCAAGCACTTCCCGGCTGCCGGCGAAGTGGTGATCTTCGATCGCAGCTGGTACAACCGCGCCGGCGTCGAGCGGGTCATGGGCTTCTGCACGGAAGCACAGACAAAAGCATTTCTCGAGCAGGTACCGGCGTTCGAAAAGACCATGACCCAATCCGGCATCATCCTGATCAAGTACTGGCTGGAAGTCAGCCCGGAAGAGCAGGAACGCCGTCTTGGCGACCGCATCGATGACGGACGCAAGACCTGGAAACTGTCGCCGATGGATATCAAGTCGTTCACCCGCTGGGATGACTATACCCATGCCCGCGACGAGATGTTCGAAGCCAGCGATACGTCATGGGCACCCTGGTTCGTGGCTCGCTCGGAAGACAAGAAGCGCGTGCGCCTGAACCTGCTGACCCACCTGCTGCAACAGATTCCCTACGAGGAGATCAAGCAGCCCAAGGTCAAGCTGCCCAAGCGCAAGATCGGCAAGGAAAAAACGGTCACTTACCCGTTCAAGTACATCGCCGAACCGTTCTGA
- the lipA gene encoding lipoyl synthase produces the protein MSNVEPTGKGPTKVETGVKLRGADKVARIPVKIIPTDELPRKPDWIRVRMPVSPEVDRIKQLLRKHKLHSVCEEAACPNLGECFSGGTATFMIMGDICTRRCPFCDVGHGRPKPLDTNEPQNLASAIADLRLKYVVITSVDRDDLRDGGAQHFADCLREIRRVSPATQLETLVPDYRGRMEIALDITATEPPDVFNHNLETVPRLYKAARPGSDFEWSLDLLEKFKQRVPGVPTKSGLMLGLGETDEEVIEVMQRMREHDIDMLTLGQYLQPSRSHLAVQRFVHPDIFDWFAAEGTRMGFKNVASGPLVRSSYHADQQAHAGKID, from the coding sequence ATGAGCAATGTAGAACCCACGGGCAAGGGCCCGACCAAGGTGGAAACCGGCGTCAAACTGCGCGGCGCGGACAAGGTCGCGCGGATTCCGGTCAAGATCATTCCGACCGACGAATTGCCGCGCAAACCGGACTGGATCCGCGTGCGCATGCCGGTTTCGCCCGAGGTCGACCGCATCAAGCAGCTGCTGCGCAAGCACAAGCTGCACAGCGTCTGCGAGGAAGCCGCCTGCCCGAATCTGGGCGAGTGCTTCTCCGGCGGCACGGCGACCTTCATGATCATGGGTGATATCTGCACCCGCCGTTGCCCGTTCTGCGATGTCGGCCACGGCCGGCCCAAGCCGCTGGATACCAATGAGCCGCAGAATCTGGCCAGCGCGATTGCCGACCTGCGCCTGAAGTACGTGGTGATTACTTCGGTGGATCGCGATGATCTGCGCGATGGCGGTGCCCAGCACTTTGCCGACTGCCTGCGCGAAATCCGCCGTGTGTCTCCCGCTACCCAGCTGGAAACCCTGGTGCCCGACTACCGCGGGCGCATGGAGATCGCGCTCGACATCACTGCCACGGAGCCGCCGGATGTGTTCAACCACAATCTGGAAACCGTGCCGCGGCTGTACAAGGCCGCCCGCCCCGGCTCCGATTTCGAGTGGTCGCTGGACCTGCTGGAAAAGTTCAAACAGCGTGTTCCCGGCGTACCGACCAAGTCCGGGCTGATGCTCGGGCTGGGCGAAACCGACGAGGAAGTCATCGAAGTCATGCAGCGCATGCGCGAACACGACATCGACATGCTCACCCTCGGCCAGTACCTGCAACCATCGCGCAGCCATCTGGCAGTGCAGCGCTTCGTGCATCCGGACATCTTCGACTGGTTCGCCGCAGAAGGCACCAGAATGGGCTTCAAGAATGTCGCTTCCGGCCCGCTGGTGCGATCGTCCTACCATGCCGACCAGCAAGCACACGCCGGCAAAATCGATTAA
- a CDS encoding ammonium transporter, with protein sequence MKRYLFLAGLLGFAPLAQAASDEAINTGWVVIASALVFFMQAGFALLESGMSRAKNAVNVMMKNFMDGAVGSLVFWLVGFGLMFGANLSGWFGASHFAPHEGEPWDFTFLLFQMMFAATAATIASGAMAERTRYGAYLFGAVLICGFIYPVFGSWAWGGAYGGQGWLAKLGFIDFAGSTVVHSVGAWCALAGILVLGPRLGRFAADGTPRLIPGHNLSLVTLGAFILWVGWFGFNAGSTLEVNASLGLIALNTHLAAAAGALGAVLALRSTASPVLLTTTVNGALVGLVGITAGCASMAPGFAILTGLIAGFLVVYGMALMESLRLDDVVGAVPVHGLAGIWGTLAAGLFFSGDLFNLDRVLIQLLGVAAAFLWVFPVALLMYFILSKTIGLRVPKQHEQRGLDFSEHAESGYPEFGQALTYDASELGRRT encoded by the coding sequence ATGAAGCGTTATCTGTTTTTGGCGGGTTTGCTGGGCTTTGCGCCGCTGGCGCAGGCGGCTTCTGACGAAGCGATCAATACCGGCTGGGTGGTCATCGCCAGCGCACTGGTGTTTTTCATGCAGGCGGGCTTTGCCTTGCTCGAAAGCGGCATGTCCAGGGCGAAGAATGCCGTGAACGTGATGATGAAAAACTTCATGGATGGTGCCGTCGGCAGTCTGGTGTTCTGGCTGGTCGGCTTCGGGCTGATGTTTGGCGCCAATCTGAGTGGCTGGTTCGGTGCCAGCCACTTTGCACCGCACGAGGGTGAGCCATGGGATTTCACCTTTCTGTTATTCCAGATGATGTTTGCCGCTACCGCTGCGACCATTGCCAGTGGTGCCATGGCCGAGCGCACGCGGTATGGCGCCTATCTGTTCGGCGCGGTGCTGATCTGCGGCTTCATTTACCCGGTTTTTGGCAGCTGGGCCTGGGGTGGTGCCTATGGCGGGCAGGGCTGGTTGGCCAAACTCGGCTTTATCGACTTTGCCGGTTCCACGGTGGTGCACAGCGTCGGGGCCTGGTGTGCGCTGGCCGGGATACTGGTGCTGGGGCCGCGGCTGGGGCGTTTTGCTGCGGATGGCACGCCGCGCCTGATTCCGGGGCACAACCTGAGTCTGGTAACCCTTGGCGCATTCATTCTCTGGGTGGGCTGGTTCGGCTTCAACGCCGGCAGCACCCTGGAGGTCAATGCCAGCCTTGGCCTGATTGCCCTGAACACCCATCTGGCCGCCGCTGCCGGTGCGCTGGGCGCAGTGCTGGCGCTGCGCAGTACGGCGAGCCCGGTTCTGCTGACCACCACGGTCAATGGTGCGCTGGTCGGGCTGGTCGGGATCACGGCGGGCTGTGCCAGCATGGCACCGGGATTTGCCATTCTGACCGGGCTGATTGCCGGATTCTTGGTGGTGTATGGCATGGCGCTGATGGAGAGCCTGCGTCTGGATGATGTGGTTGGTGCTGTGCCTGTGCACGGACTGGCCGGTATCTGGGGCACCCTGGCCGCCGGTCTGTTTTTCAGCGGTGACCTGTTCAATCTGGACCGGGTACTTATCCAGTTGCTGGGTGTGGCGGCGGCTTTCCTCTGGGTATTCCCGGTAGCCCTGCTGATGTATTTCATCCTGTCGAAAACCATTGGTTTGCGCGTACCCAAGCAGCATGAGCAGCGCGGTCTGGATTTCTCGGAACATGCCGAGAGCGGTTATCCGGAGTTTGGCCAGGCGCTCACCTACGATGCCAGCGAACTGGGACGGAGAACCTGA
- a CDS encoding transglutaminase family protein produces MSIHVALHHVTHYRYDRAIQLGPQSVRLRPAPHSRTRILSYALKVSPGEHFINWQQDPQGNYLARLVFPEKTREFRVEVDLVAEMAVFNPFDYFLEPYAEKAPFSYTEGEAVELAPYLVKLPATPEFKRYLADISRTPVPTNDFLVALNQKLSRDIKYLIRMEPGVQTPEETLSKGSGSCRDSAWLLVQLLRHLGLAARFVSGYLIQLTADVKSLDGPSGTEVDFTDLHAWCEVYLPGAGWIGLDPTSGLFAGEGHIPLACSPEPSSAAPISGLVDECECEFEHVMRIERVWEAPRVTKPYSDAQWQAILALGKQVDSDLQKADVRLTMGGEPTFVALDYPDDAEWNTAALGPNKRRLAAELYQRMRAEYAPQSLVHFGQGKWYPGEQLPRWSLNCFWRRDGQPIWHDPQLIADEQTDYAANAKLAARFLDNLAKRLGLTGEHIFPAYEDWLYYLWRESSLPINVTPEDARLSDAMERKRLRQVFQQGLHKVIGHVLPLGRNALQSEWQSSSWFLREKHCRLLPGDSAMGYRLPLDSQPWVKKSDFPYINPADPSVAQPGLPAAAQLQQQVAGLQDAGPASEAPARTAASITRTALCAEPRDGRLYLFMPPLERLEDYLQLVAAIEATAAELQCPVLLEGYEPPIDPRLLNFRVTPDPGVIEVNIHPSASWDDLVQRTEFLYAAARQTRLSSEKFMIDGRHTGTGGGNHFVLGGATPADSPFLRRPDLLRSLISYWHNHPSLSYLFSGLFIGPTSQAPRVDEARNDSLYELEVAFAQMPEPGEECPPWLVDRLLRNLLIDVSGNTHRAEFCIDKLYSPDSASGRLGLLELRAFEMPPHAQMSLAQQLLLRALVARFWKTPYAPAKLTRWGTELHDRFLLAHFVEQDFADVLHELYASGYPLRAEWFAPHFEFRFPKIGDFAVKGISLELRQALEPWHVLGEEGGGGGAVRYVDSSLERVQVKLEGMAPDRYMLTCNGVPVPLRPSGKVGEFVGAVRYRAWQPANCLQPTIGVHAPLVFDLLDTWMQRSLGGCQYHVAHPGGRNHEALPVNAYEAESRRLERFFRHGHTPGLLVPRQPLANDDLPMTLDLRRV; encoded by the coding sequence GTGTCCATTCATGTCGCGTTGCACCATGTCACCCATTACCGCTATGACCGCGCAATCCAGCTGGGTCCGCAGAGCGTACGCTTGCGCCCGGCACCGCACAGTCGCACGCGGATTCTCTCCTACGCGCTGAAGGTCAGCCCCGGCGAGCACTTCATCAACTGGCAGCAGGACCCCCAGGGCAACTACCTGGCGCGGCTGGTGTTTCCGGAGAAGACCCGCGAATTCCGGGTCGAGGTTGATCTGGTTGCCGAGATGGCGGTGTTCAATCCGTTCGACTACTTCCTTGAACCCTACGCAGAAAAGGCCCCCTTCAGTTATACCGAGGGTGAGGCGGTCGAGTTGGCGCCGTATCTGGTCAAGCTGCCGGCAACCCCCGAGTTCAAGCGTTATCTGGCGGATATTTCACGCACTCCGGTGCCCACCAATGACTTTCTGGTAGCACTCAACCAGAAGCTGTCGCGCGATATCAAATACCTGATCCGCATGGAGCCGGGTGTGCAGACGCCGGAGGAAACCCTGAGCAAGGGCTCCGGCTCCTGCCGCGATTCGGCCTGGCTGCTGGTGCAGTTGCTGCGTCATCTGGGCCTGGCGGCGCGCTTTGTCTCCGGCTACCTGATCCAGCTCACCGCCGATGTGAAATCGCTGGATGGACCTTCCGGCACCGAAGTGGATTTCACCGACCTGCATGCCTGGTGCGAGGTATACCTGCCGGGCGCCGGCTGGATCGGTCTGGATCCGACCAGCGGACTGTTCGCCGGTGAAGGTCATATCCCGCTGGCGTGCAGTCCGGAGCCGTCTTCGGCCGCACCGATCAGCGGACTGGTGGATGAGTGCGAGTGCGAGTTCGAGCATGTCATGCGCATCGAGCGGGTATGGGAAGCGCCGCGCGTGACCAAACCCTATAGCGATGCCCAGTGGCAGGCGATTCTCGCGCTGGGCAAACAGGTCGACAGCGATCTGCAGAAGGCCGATGTGCGCCTGACCATGGGCGGCGAGCCGACCTTCGTGGCGCTCGACTATCCGGACGATGCGGAATGGAATACCGCAGCCCTGGGGCCGAACAAGCGGCGTCTGGCGGCCGAGCTGTACCAGCGCATGCGTGCTGAGTACGCGCCGCAGTCGCTGGTGCATTTCGGTCAGGGCAAGTGGTATCCCGGCGAGCAATTGCCGCGCTGGTCGCTGAACTGTTTCTGGCGCCGGGATGGCCAGCCGATCTGGCACGATCCGCAACTGATTGCCGATGAACAGACCGATTACGCGGCCAATGCCAAGCTGGCCGCACGTTTTCTCGACAATCTGGCCAAGCGTCTGGGGCTGACCGGCGAGCACATATTTCCGGCCTACGAGGATTGGCTGTACTACCTGTGGCGTGAAAGCAGCCTGCCGATCAATGTGACTCCGGAGGATGCGCGGCTGAGCGATGCCATGGAGCGCAAGCGTCTGCGTCAGGTGTTCCAGCAGGGCCTGCACAAGGTGATCGGGCATGTCCTGCCGCTGGGGCGCAATGCGCTGCAAAGCGAATGGCAGAGCAGCTCCTGGTTCCTGCGCGAGAAGCATTGCCGGTTGTTGCCGGGGGACTCGGCGATGGGTTACCGCCTGCCGCTGGACTCGCAGCCCTGGGTCAAGAAAAGCGATTTTCCTTATATCAATCCGGCCGACCCGTCGGTTGCCCAGCCAGGCTTGCCGGCTGCCGCGCAGTTGCAGCAGCAGGTGGCCGGCCTGCAGGACGCTGGCCCGGCCAGCGAGGCGCCCGCGCGGACAGCCGCCAGCATCACCCGCACGGCCCTGTGTGCCGAGCCGCGCGATGGTCGTCTGTACCTGTTCATGCCGCCACTGGAACGGCTTGAGGATTACCTGCAGCTGGTCGCGGCCATTGAAGCCACCGCCGCCGAGCTGCAGTGTCCGGTGCTGCTCGAAGGCTATGAGCCGCCGATTGATCCACGCCTGCTGAACTTCCGCGTGACACCTGATCCGGGTGTCATCGAGGTGAATATCCATCCTTCGGCGAGCTGGGATGATCTGGTGCAGCGCACTGAGTTCCTCTATGCAGCGGCGCGGCAGACGCGGCTGTCCAGCGAGAAGTTCATGATCGATGGCCGTCACACCGGCACCGGAGGTGGCAACCACTTCGTGCTGGGCGGTGCCACACCGGCCGATTCGCCGTTCCTGCGCCGGCCCGACCTGCTGCGCAGCCTGATCAGTTACTGGCACAACCATCCGTCACTGTCCTACCTGTTTTCCGGCCTGTTCATCGGCCCGACCTCGCAGGCGCCGCGCGTCGATGAAGCGCGCAACGATTCGCTCTACGAACTGGAGGTGGCCTTCGCGCAGATGCCCGAGCCCGGTGAGGAGTGCCCGCCATGGCTGGTCGATCGCCTGTTGCGCAATCTGCTGATCGACGTCAGCGGCAATACCCACCGCGCCGAGTTCTGTATCGACAAGCTGTATTCGCCGGATTCCGCCAGCGGCCGGCTGGGCCTGCTCGAGCTGCGCGCCTTCGAGATGCCGCCGCACGCACAGATGAGCCTGGCCCAGCAGCTGTTGCTGCGGGCGCTGGTGGCGCGTTTCTGGAAAACTCCCTACGCCCCGGCCAAGCTGACCCGCTGGGGCACCGAGCTGCATGACCGCTTCCTGCTGGCGCACTTTGTCGAGCAGGATTTTGCCGACGTGCTGCATGAGCTGTACGCCAGTGGCTATCCGCTGCGCGCGGAATGGTTCGCGCCGCATTTCGAATTCCGCTTTCCCAAGATCGGCGATTTTGCGGTCAAGGGCATCAGCCTGGAGCTGCGCCAGGCGCTCGAACCCTGGCATGTGCTGGGCGAAGAGGGTGGCGGCGGCGGTGCCGTGCGCTACGTCGACTCCTCGCTGGAGCGGGTGCAGGTGAAACTCGAAGGCATGGCGCCGGATCGTTACATGCTGACCTGCAATGGCGTGCCGGTACCGCTACGGCCGAGCGGCAAGGTCGGTGAGTTTGTCGGCGCCGTGCGTTACCGGGCCTGGCAGCCGGCCAACTGTCTGCAGCCGACCATTGGTGTGCATGCGCCGCTGGTCTTCGATCTGCTGGATACCTGGATGCAGCGCTCGCTGGGTGGTTGCCAGTACCATGTGGCGCACCCCGGCGGACGCAACCACGAGGCGCTGCCGGTGAATGCCTACGAGGCGGAAAGCCGGCGTCTGGAGCGCTTCTTCCGTCATGGCCACACGCCGGGACTGCTGGTGCCGCGTCAGCCCCTGGCAAATGACGACCTGCCGATGACCCTTGATTTGCGCCGGGTTTAA
- the lipB gene encoding lipoyl(octanoyl) transferase LipB gives MDTAAALAPDFRTLGFRELGQVAYEPVWHAMQRFTDSRDAQTMDEIWLLEHPPVFTQGQAGKAEHVLFPGDIPVVQVDRGGQVTYHGPGQLVGYLLLDIRRSGLGVRDMVTRIEQCLIDLLAGYGIPANARSDAPGVYVDGAKIASLGLRIRHGCSFHGLSLNVDMDLQPFQRINPCGMANLPMTQLRDLTAPLSIAAVQARLRQQLVESLGYADHMTLTGGLELT, from the coding sequence ATGGATACTGCGGCGGCACTGGCTCCCGACTTTCGCACACTGGGTTTCCGTGAGCTTGGTCAGGTTGCCTACGAACCGGTCTGGCATGCCATGCAGCGCTTTACCGATAGCCGCGACGCGCAGACCATGGACGAAATCTGGCTGCTCGAGCACCCGCCGGTATTCACCCAGGGCCAGGCCGGCAAGGCCGAGCATGTACTGTTTCCCGGCGATATTCCGGTGGTGCAGGTCGATCGTGGCGGTCAGGTGACCTACCACGGCCCGGGCCAGCTGGTTGGCTATCTGCTGCTGGATATCCGCCGTTCCGGGCTGGGCGTACGCGACATGGTCACCCGCATCGAGCAGTGCCTGATCGACCTGCTGGCTGGCTACGGCATTCCGGCCAACGCCCGCAGCGACGCCCCCGGCGTGTACGTGGACGGTGCCAAGATCGCCTCGCTCGGCCTGCGTATCCGCCACGGTTGCTCCTTCCACGGTCTGTCACTGAATGTCGACATGGATCTGCAACCCTTTCAGCGCATCAACCCCTGCGGCATGGCCAACCTGCCGATGACCCAGTTGCGTGATCTGACCGCTCCGCTGTCCATCGCCGCAGTACAGGCGCGACTGCGCCAGCAACTGGTCGAATCGCTCGGCTATGCCGATCACATGACCCTCACTGGAGGGCTGGAACTGACATGA
- a CDS encoding DUF493 domain-containing protein, protein MSEQTATPPKIDFPCERYPIKIIGESGDGFTELVVEIIQRHAADFDATSLSVRDSKNGRFLSVQVLITATGVEQLQAIHQDLRATGRVQMVL, encoded by the coding sequence ATGTCCGAGCAAACTGCAACACCGCCAAAAATCGACTTCCCCTGCGAGCGCTACCCGATCAAGATCATCGGCGAGTCCGGCGACGGCTTCACTGAACTGGTCGTAGAGATCATCCAGCGCCATGCGGCGGATTTCGACGCTACCAGCCTGAGCGTCCGCGACAGCAAGAACGGCCGCTTTCTCTCCGTGCAGGTATTGATCACCGCCACCGGCGTTGAGCAACTGCAAGCCATCCATCAGGACCTGCGTGCCACCGGCCGCGTGCAAATGGTTCTGTAA